In Toxoplasma gondii ME49 chromosome X, whole genome shotgun sequence, a single genomic region encodes these proteins:
- a CDS encoding hypothetical protein (encoded by transcript TGME49_215650), which translates to MQAVRGFAHALKVTRELIGFPEQSSRTEKPKCASNRKRERCLKEAGCPATGAVSEVYVHPSALSCCAAAPGVKSRWKAVQASSALEIDKGGDDSGRRSGKNAKMGGFRKRFVKICDQRRSAAAEMCSDSSNRCCDSCRSLHEQLTQLVRRKVPLNAAGKTQRNRLGVLQRNPPETR; encoded by the exons ATGCAGGCAGTGAGAGGATTCGCGCATGCATTGAAGGTCACCAGAGAGTTGATCGGATTTCCGGAGCAGAGCTCACGGACCGAGAAACCGAAATGTGCGTCGAaccggaagagagagcggtGCCTGAAGGAAGCGGGGTG TCCAGCCACAGGCGCAGTTTctgaggtgtatgtacacccgagcgCTTTGAGCTGCTGCGCCGCCGCGCCCGGAGTAAAAAGTCGCTGGAAGGCCGTCCAGGCGTCTTCAGCGCTGGAAATCGACAAGGGCGGCGACgacagtggaagaagaagcgggaaaaacgcaaagatGGGCGGCTTCCGAAAGCGGTTCGTGAAAATTTGCGACCAAAGAAGGTCGGCGGCTGCTGAAATGTGCAGTGATTCTTCAAACCGATGCTGCGACAGTTGCAGATCGCTGCACGAGCAGCTGACGCAGCTTGTGCGACGAAAGGTTCCCCTAAACGCGGCGGGAAAAACGCAGCGGAACCGGCTCGGCGTTCTCCAGCGGAACCCCCCAGAGACTCGGTAA
- a CDS encoding hypothetical protein (encoded by transcript TGME49_215660~Predicted trans-membrane domain (TMHMM2.0):342-365:377-397:411-429:435-455): MKTMAKASRVLHFLSASRPCCHSPLTSLRSLSLLVSIPSRYSSSSFSSLFSPSLPFPRPRHCSFQRNSPSYRLAALTSRASPPCSRQSQVRTPERLPRRFVATAPRCCFLVGREARSREAHAVVSACGRRRQTPWDNGESSVQTTRRRARQESSTQLSFLGREFFSSAASRSHSASRENGLRRLFGAGEEAFSSSLQSAHSSRPGNQFILAFPAVSAASRCLPGLSVHPSGLCAARRHFSSFLETSARAYLLQPRCTYTAEGAESEDGGGVGAASLTWSSREKEEVPKTTEPPCLQAPADLLPSERPLLSFELYDAVSHNFSCRASEALGDSGNKLPPRYFQWVIDGAAYLLLGGLLAIVSAAPATVVERRIDMHIKTLALTSAMYGGIAFWGFEAARFGRLYVPPAGPTRYLLGFCSLGLCTLPPILCEMFSPAVGYACLTAPLAFHVLAAAYLKRPPSSLFSYWNKAASNPKAQPGRPRLRGPAKLFASSSASPASCPPHHCASQGSTSSGSHASLPSVSRLSVFDVSSLSVHAFPPVGGGFLPQWWGATVSHKCLLGFSLFSTGAGIYVARRVEKTAGNEALADTQERGPQRSFLSTLRALWRGAADAQTEDASAAEADARVVRRAHERLRELAKRTQSNSE; the protein is encoded by the exons ATGAAAACAATGGCAAAAgcttctcgagttctccactttctctcggcctctcgtCCTTGCTGTCACTCTCCTCTCAcctctcttcgctccttGTCTTTGCTGGTGTCGATCCCTTCGCGttactcttcttcctctttctcctctcttttctctccttccctgccTTTTCCTCGACCTCGCCACTGCTCTTTTCAACGAAACTCGCCTTCTTACAGACTTGCCGCACTCACCAGCCGCGCATCTCCGCCATGCTCCCGACAGTCTCaggtacgtacacctgagcGTCTGCCCCGCCGGTTCGTGGCAACGGCGCCGCGTTGCTGCTTTTTGGTGGGCCGCGAGGCGCGTTCTCgcgaggcgcatgcagtcgttTCGGCATgtggaagaaggcggcagacTCCCTGGGACAACGGGGAAAGTTCTGTCCAGACTACGCGACGACGCGCGAGACAAGAGTCCAGCACACAGCTGTCTTTTCTTGGCCGtgagttcttctcttctgcagcttcgcGTTCACACTCTGCAAGCCGAGAGAACGGACTGCGGAGGCTCTTCGGAGCAGGAGAGGAggctttctcttcgtctctccaaaGTGCTCATTCCTCCCGTCCTGGCAACCAGTTCAttctcgcctttccagctgtctccgcagcttCTCGCTGCCTGCCAGGGCTctctgtacacccgagcgGCCTCTGTGCCGCGAGGCGCCATTTCTCCAGTTTCCTAGAGACCTCTGCGAGAGCGTACCTGTTGCAGccgaggtgtacgtacacggCAGAAGGCGCCGAATCGGAAGATGGCGGGGGTGTGGGGGCTGCTTCTCTCACTTGGTCTTCTcgtgaaaaagaggaagttCCCAAGACCACAGAGCCGCCGTGTCTGCAGGCGCCCGCGGATCTCCTGCCCTCCGAGCGacctctgctctctttcgaACTCTATGACGCAGTCAGTCACAACTTCAGCTGCCGCGCCTCTGAGGctctcggagacagcggaaatAAACTTCCACCGAG GTACTTTCAGTGGGTGATCGACGGCGCGGCTTATCTGCTTTTGGGGGGTCTTCTCGCAATTGTCTCGGCAGCTCCGGCGACAGTTGTCGAGCGTCGCATCGACATGCACATCAAAACACTGGCACTGACATCAGCCATGTACGGCGGCATTGCGTTCTGGGGCTTCGAAGCTGCTCGCTTCGGCCGTCTCTACGTCCCTCCGGCGGGGCCGACGAg GTaccttctcggcttctgctcCTTGGGCCTCTGCACCCTACCTCCGATACTATGTGAAATGTTCTCTCCCGCTGTCGGCTATGCATGCCTGACTGCTCCACTTGCTTTCCACGTCCTCGCGGCCGCCTACTTGAAGCgtcctccttcgtctctcttttcttacTGGAACAAAGCTGCCTCGAATCCAAAAGCCCAACCAGGAAGACCTCGTCTTCGCGGTCCGGCGAAgcttttcgcgtcttcttctgcttctcccgcgtcttgTCCCCCACACCACTGCGCTTCTCAAGGCTCAACTTCTTCTGGGTCGCATGCTTCTTTACCGTCTGTTTCACGCCTTTCGGTTTTTGATGTCTCGTCTCTCAGCGTCCATGCGTTTCCTCCGGTCGGTGGTGGCTTTCTGCCTCAGTGGTGGGGTGCGACCGTCAGCCACAAGTGTCTGTTGggtttttcgcttttttccacGGGAGCGGGGATCTACGTCGCGAGAAGAGTTGAAAAGACCGCAGGGAACGAGGCTCTGGCAGATACACAGGAAAGAGGGCCACaacgttcctttctctcgactctcCGGGCGCTCTGGCGAGGGGCGGCAGACGCACAAACAGAGGATGCAAgcgccgcagaagcagacgcgcgtGTCGTGCGGCGAGCACACGAGCGGCTGAGGGAACTGGCTaagagaacgcagagcaATAGTGAGtag
- a CDS encoding cAMP-dependent protein kinase (encoded by transcript TGME49_215670~Gene product name based on ToxoDB Community Expert Annotation. Predicted member of protein kinase group AGC, (PMID:22047078).): MEHDDDSEWLAFCMKVEEQELSASPWCFSSEVVSPATPVLLRNATTEAEPTLETLSACSPKNCLRVQTEQGSTSDTVKRFASEVLHTCHKRGPGLITEPICTVSQEEQETLRPAKTAADTTPEKQHGDKFREVPLEIIKGRSIKSEHSSEPGDPNSDKLEVSVGEKSASDSTTECRIKPPATRGARSAPTSYASVFPVAIGGRTPLKCVSGQSPEPVPSRTTNSHEPVCRFPTRQNGDDGRAECPEASNGLFESNLANEEQATNTGLICEPMGVGGLRCRERLFDFTKPRGQAERAGGWGGRRTSRGSIREGVGATQIGRKLRLFAEFVTERKKKDEERVERQKTVRAILNIAARMSERRRPTRGDSEESNTQKWASVQEMSDAAEPEHFWMDKDMQSGCSTPASAAASALPQGNSLVTEMPENLQCRNNVGAPKQPRNLRLNPSDEGGSKPLRYETNLDLLSRTRTAEKRHADEDRNSLLRKYLSALEAAQTAWLRAQRERLDTQRFRVLAVLGVGAYGLVRLVQDRQTGEKFALKQMEKRAVKMKNERTRLYAERHVLAEVVSRHIVKLVCTFQDMRYLYQVLEYLPGGDLMTHLVACGRFSEETTKFYIAQLILAVHTVHRLGYLHRDIKPCNIVLDDKGNLKLLDFGLCAYYHSPCDFSSSGSTTHSEFSDTGSTGTLDPRLATRGSEKTHSKQSAEFVVYGQRSKKGVEKTFSLQASAVSWKLRPPRLLHDEIVEGVTSCSAGAPEEPNELEEKQEQRGGLIASSFADNNHASTSAMLASTPASPLSSHLAASPNCCHSKELAPPAPASSASPTSEFVFHSPPTLSPASHTSRSCARAFPEIQSCAYESRRADAKELVGEELAPDAGSTSEKIPPCDGSEGRPSEGSLILPPSPGIPLEGKDIPETPIDRDQTLPSRSITASTQETSFNLYCGTSLCQATPPDNSLSGVSSVPFSTTSNPFFLHSATQQPPSALSPNQQAVPQNEVRPAGFQAPAPAVTSFVSPGQSSPTFDLSSSSVFETPSAARVVGSEANWKEDEKPPLSNISSEFSSDLSSDVQHRGMPASELGSPLRPCASSGASAASCPHVSPVSPLSFTPCYSGPASPPLSVTPSSPRLQSPSSPRCDSLATPDASAFSFPRLSGALAVPTPETIHGSPSAEKRSTPVEPKAPTDGGEHCHDALNETAPSPAPSTLSPASSPTHISRLEALSQVGTPHYMAPEVLAGLPYSFPADWWSVGVILFECIYGGVPFNTPSYNPQLLSYIIINFRRFLTLPKHSGPEKVRVSAACRDVIQGLLCEPEQRWGFEELRQSAWLRNIDWEALGRGVWRNRERRTHKGSDGANSGGEKPTGDSERMISMEKTNAAQAEGAAAEVDKVRIKQSSQGNPTLADPRDEPSLQDTTEGGISAPQNEQGTNTSRETDSRIETTVFKRSSREEIPGIINGIAPAARGHQAVPRCSSNEKSKREHIPWDNERGCVAAEEVEEEDVTEGPLKLPSNAVPVGLSPAAFFNNGDRESPSRVLPSWCRYTPGMAGRLDGLPAKGPQNAATGAQNAAQPLEATRFGVEHGTHRRPTARTQNLRTDSAESNPGREPREAIKQPATARRQRNPSNDQAAGEHFGEELKSALCLKDECSKAVFCTVKAGGPGTKRAVLNKDGKPRNENLRATPPWGSHASTDANDWLKLQPFRPKDEVLKDLRFLNFTFKREEKDYEAGVWALEEKIRQIVMSDCETVCRDGELGT; the protein is encoded by the coding sequence ATGGAGCATGACGACGACAGTGAGTGGCTTGCGTTCTGCATGAAAGTGGAAGAACAGGAGCTGAGTGCCAGTCCGTGGTGTTTTTCCTCAGAGGTTGTCTCTCCGGCGACCCCCGTTTTGCTTAGAAACGCTACCACGGAGGCAGAGCCGACCCTTGAGACACTGTCTGCCTGCTCCCCGAAAAACTGTCTGAGAGTCCAGACAGAGCAAGGAAGTACAAGCGACACGGTAAAACGCTTCGCCTCTGAAGTGTTGCATACATGCCACAAACGCGGGCCGGGTCTCATCACCGAACCAATCTGTACTGTCAGTCAAGAGGAACAAGAGACTTTGCGTCCAGCGAAGACTGCAGCAGATACCACACCTGAGAAACAGCACGGAGACAAATTCAGAGAAGTCCCTTTAGAAATCATAAAAGGTCGGTCCATCAAAAGCGAGCACAGCAGCGAACCAGGTGACCCCAACTCTGACAAGCTTGAGGTGAGCGTGGGCGAGAAATCTGCTTCCGATTCCACAACAGAGTGCCGCATCAAACCTCCTGCCACGCGTGGTGCGCGGTCAGCACCAACCAGCTACGCTTCCGTATTCCCCGTTGCGATTGGCGGCAGAACTCCCTTGAAGTGTGTATCGGGACAATCGCCAGAGCCTGTGCCATCGAGAACGACTAATTCGCATGAGCCAGTTTGCAGATTTCCCACCCGCCAGAATGGCGACGATGGGCGTGCGGAATGTCCCGAGGCTTCAAATGGCCTCTTCGAATCTAATCTAGCGAATGAAGAGCAGGCCACAAATACGGGACTTATTTGTGAACCAATGGGAGTTGGAGGACTTCGGTGTCGGGAGCGCCTTTTCGACTTTACAAAGCCCAGAGGCCAGGCTGAGAGGGCAGGGGGCTGGGGAGGTCGCCGCACCTCCCGTGGCAGTATCAGAGAGGGCGTCGGAGCTACACAGATCGGAAGAAAGCTGCGTTTGTTTGCAGAGTTTGTaacggaaagaaagaaaaaagacgaagagcgggtcgaaaggcagaaaacTGTCCGAGCAATTCTCAATATTGCAGCTAGGATGAGCGAGCGCCGGAGGCCCACGCGAGGAGATTCAGAGGAGAGTAATACCCAGAAATGGGCTTCAGTACAGGAAATGTCAGACGCAGCAGAACCCGAGCACTTTTGGATGGACAAAGATATGCAATCTGGCTGTTCTACGCCGGCGTCCGCAGCTGCGAGTGCACTGCCACAAGGCAACTCTCTTGTTACGGAGATGCCTGAGAATCTTCAGTGTCGAAACAACGTAGGAGCGCCAAAACAACCACGAAACTTAAGACTGAATCCCAGTGACGAGGGAGGGAGCAAGCCGCTACGGTATGAAACGAACTTAGATCTTCTTTCGAGAACACGTACGGCGGAGAAAAGGCATGCCGATGAAGACAGAAATTCCCTCCTTCGAAAATACCTTTCAGCCCTAGAGGCGGCACAGACCGCGTGGCTGCGGGCTCAACGAGAACGCTTAGACACTCAGCGTTTTCGCGTTCTTGCAGTTTTGGGGGTTGGAGCATATGGACTTGTTCGTCTGGTGCAAGATCGCCAAACGGGGGAGAAATTTGCTCTGAAGCAAATGGAGAAACGCGCCGTCAAGATGAAGAACGAAAGGACGCGTTTGTACGCAGAGCGTCACGTCCTCGCAGAAGTCGTTAGCCGGCACATCGTCAAGCTTGTCTGCACATTCCAAGACATGCGGTATCTTTACCAGGTTTTGGAGTACCTTCCTGGCGGTGACCTCATGACTCACTTGGTTGCCTGCGGCCGGTTCTCTGAGGAGACAACAAAGTTCTACATTGCTCAGTTGATCCTCGCGGTGCACACCGTTCACCGACTTGGTTACTTACACAGGGATATCAAGCCGTGCAACATTGTTCTAGATGATAAGGGCAACTTAAAACTTCTCGACTTTGGGCTCTGCGCCTACTACCATTCCCCCTGTGATTTCTCCAGTTCTGGCAGCACCACTCATAGTGAATTCTCCGACACGGGAAGCACAGGCACGCTAGATCCACGCCTAGCAacacgaggaagcgagaaaacgcatTCGAAGCAATCAGCGGAATTTGTAGTGTATGGGCAGCGAAGCAAAAAAGGAGTTGAGAAaactttctctctgcaggctTCAGCTGTTTCGTGGAAATTAAGGCCTCCGCGCCTGTTACACGATGAGATAGTCGAAGGCGTGACATCGTGCTCCGCGGGTGCTCCAGAAGAACCTAATGAGTtagaggaaaaacaggagCAAAGAGGGGGGCTAATCGCTAGTAGTTTTGCGGACAATAATCATGCTTCTACGTCTGCGATGCTTGCCTCCACTCCTGCCAGTCCCCTTTCTTCCCATTTAGCAGCGTCGCCGAACTGTTGCCACTCGAAGGAGCTCGCTCCCCCTGCCCCTGCCTCATCAGCCTCCCCCACGTCAGAGTTTGTCTTCCACTCTCCGCCTACTCTTTCGCCCGCGAGTCACACTTCTCGATCTTGCGCGCGTGCTTTTCCAGAAATCCAGAGTTGTGCATATGAAAGTCGCCGAGCAGATGCCAAAGAACTCGTCGGGGAAGAACTGGCACCCGACGCTGGATCCACGAGCGAAAAAATCCCCCCTTGTGACGGCAGTGAAGGACGACCATCTGAGGGCAGTCTGATACTTCCTCCTTCCCCAGGCATTCCTCTAGAAGGCAAGGATATACCAGAAACCCCAATAGATCGCGACCAAACGCTTCCTTCACGTTCCATAACTGCTTCGACACAGGAAACCAGTTTCAATCTTTATTGCGGAACCAGTCTTTGTCAAGCCACACCACCAGACAACTCTTTGTCTGGCGTTTCCTCAGTTCCCTTTTCTACAACTTCAAACCCGTTCTTTCTGCATTCTGCTACCCAACAACCGCCTTCCGCTCTGTCCCCGAATCAACAGGCGGTTCCCCAGAATGAAGTCCGCCCTGCCGGCTTTCAGGCGCCCGCTCCGGCTGTGACTAGTTTCGTCTCCCCAGGGCAAAGTTCGCCGACCTTTGATTTGTCATCATCGTCTGTCTTCGAAACACCGAGCGCGGCCAGGGTGGTGGGTTCCGAAGCTAACTGGAAGGAGGACGAAAAGCCTCCCTTGAGCAACATCTCTTCAGAGTTTTCTTCAGATCTTTCGTCCGATGTCCAACACAGAGGCATGCCGGCAAGTGAACTCGGTTCTCCTCTACGTCCGTGTGCTTCGTCGGGTGCCTCCGCTGCTTCATGTCCTCacgtttctcctgtctctcctctgagCTTCACTCCCTGTTACTCTGgtcccgcgtctcctccccttTCGGTGactccttcctcccctcgTTTgcagtcgccttcttcgccgcgcTGCGATTCCTTGGCGACTCCCGAtgcttctgccttttcttttccacgTCTGTCTGGTGCGCTGGCCGTGCCTACTCCCGAGACAATCCACGGGTCGCCAtcagcagaaaaacgaagtaCTCCAGTGGAACCAAAAGCACCGACAGACGGAGGCGAGCACTGCCATGACGCCTTGAACGAAactgcgccttctccagctccatccactctgtctccagcttcttcccCGACACATATTTCTCGTCTGGAGGCGTTGTCCCAAGTCGGGACGCCGCACTACATGGCGCCAGAGGTGCTTGCAGGTCTTCCCTACTCGTTTCCGGCGGACTGGTGGTCGGTGGGAGTTATCCTGTTTGAGTGCATCTACGGGGGAGTGCCCTTCAACACTCCCAGCTACAACCCGCAGTTGCTGTCCTACATCATCATCAACTTCCGTCGCTTTCTGACGCTTCCAAAGCACAGCGGCCCCGAAAAAGTGCGAGTctcagctgcatgcagagatgtTATTCAGGGATTGCTATGTGAACCGGAACAACGGTGGGGGTTCGAGGAACTCCGTCAGTCTGCGTGGCTCCGAAACATCGACTGGGAAGCCTTAGGTCGCGGCGTATGGAGGAaccgggagagaagaacacacAAGGGAAGTGACGGAGCAAACAGCGGCGGCGAAAAGCCCACTGGTGACAGTGAGAGAATGATATCGATGGAAAAAACTAATGCAGCACAAGCCGAGGGTGCAGCCGCGGAAGTCGACAAAGTGCGAATTAAACAGAGCAGTCAGGGAAACCCGACACTTGCCGACCCCCGGGACGAACCTTCCCTACAGGACACTACGGAGGGCGGAATATCTGCTCCACAAAACGAGCAGGGTACGAATACGTCGAGAGAAACTGACAGCAGAATAGAAACAACCGTCTTTAAACGTAGCTCAAGGGAAGAAATACCTGGCATCATTAACGGCATAGCCCCTGCCGCTCGCGGACATCAAGCTGTTCCACGCTGTTCAAGCAACGAAAAGTCTAAAAGAGAACACATTCCCTGGGACAACGAACGCGGCTGCGTAGCTGCTGAggaggtcgaggaagaggatgTGACAGAAGGACCCTTGAAGCTTCCGTCGAATGCCGTACCCGTCGGCCTTTCACCCGCGGCATTCTTCAACAACGGCGACAGGGAAAGCCCATCTCGCGTCCTCCCTTCCTGGTGTCGATACACCCCAGGCATGGCTGGCCGACTAGACGGTTTGCCTGCGAAGGGCCCGCAGAACGCAGCCACGGGAGCACAGAACGCCGCGCAGCCACTGGAAGCCACGCGTTTCGGTGTGGAGCACGGAACACACCGACGACCCACCGCAAGAACGCAGAATCTGCGTACTGACTCAGCGGAATCAAATCCAGGTCGTGAGCCTCGTGAGGCAATAAAGCAACCTGCAACAGCCAGAAGACAACGGAATCCCAGTAACGACCAAGCTGCAGGTGAACACTTTGGAGAAGAACTGAAAAGTGCCCTTTGCCTCAAAGACGAATGCAGTAAGGCTGTTTTTTGCACCGTGAAGGCAGGAGGCCCTGGCACAAAACGAGCGGTACTGAACAAAGACGGTAAACCTCGCAACGAAAATCTGCGGGCAACACCGCCCTGGGGGTCGCATGCCTCAACGGACGCGAACGACTGGCTGAAGCTCCAGCCGTTCAGACCCAAAGACGAGGTGTTGAAAGATCTGCGTTTCCTCAATTTCACGTTCAAGCGTGAGGAAAAGGACTACGAGGCTGGCGTGTGGGCGTTGGAAGAGAAAATTAGGCAAATCGTGATGAGCGACTGTGAAACGGTGTGTAGAGACGGAGAACTCGGAACTTAA